In Rhinoraja longicauda isolate Sanriku21f chromosome 12, sRhiLon1.1, whole genome shotgun sequence, the DNA window gacgctgtgaagcagcaactcaacTTCTGCCCCATAGTGCTGGCCCTAATAGAATCAGAAAAAGGGGCATACACAGAGAAGACCAACTGGATAGTGATATGGAATAACATGACTGTTCATTTCAATAGTTATAATGCGTAAATTAGATGTACATCAAATATGCACAGCAATCACAATGCATGAATAACTTGTGTCAACTGATTTAAACGTGGACAGCACACAAACTTCATGTCACTCGTTTGGTAGGAAAATGACTACATACAGTCTTGGTTAACTACAACATTCCAGTTGATGCACCATCAAAGGCCACAAATCCTAACCTTCTACCATACCAAAAAGCTAGCCTACCCTGTGAACTGAGAATGAAGCAAGCAAGGGCAGCTGGCCAGGAAATGAATAggactcagaaaatgctggaattactcaacaGATCAGGAAATGTGTGACAAGATAAatcagagttgatgtttcaggttgacgaTCCTTTGTTgtttgattgaaagattcagcatggtaacagacctttcggcccactgagtccacactgaccatcgatcatcttttcacactagttcgatgttatcccactttgttaCCCACTCCCTACAtgttagggggaatttacagaaggtgatgagaaggaatttctttagtgagagggtggtgaatctgtggaattctttgccaaagaaggctgtggaggccgtcaatggatatttttaaggtagagatagatagattcttgattagtatgggtgccaggggttatggggagaaggcaggagaatggggttagggggaagagatggatcagccatgattgaatggcggagtagacttgatgggctgaatgacctaattctgctcccatcacttatgatcttatgaggccaattaacctacaaacccacatatctttcggatgtgggagcaaaccagaggacccggagaaatcTCAAGCGAAAACCTCgataaactccacagacagcacctgagggtcTCTCGCacggtgaggcagcggctccaacagctgtgccactgtgctgcactcgaATTGTGAAAGGTCATTtatctgaaacattgactgtgCCTCTACCTCCACATATGCTCCCTGCTGTGCTGAGCATttctagtattttgtgtttttcaatttcagatttccaacacccAGTTTTATTTCTTTGCTTTTCAAACAGAaaagcattccctccacagatgctgcctgatccgttgaattcctccagcacgttgggttttgctcaagataccagcatctgcagtctgttgtCTGTTTAGGTTAGCACTGAACCATTGGAGGTGGTCGGCCTGCAGGTGGGACATCCATTGCGTCCAGTGTAACGTCCCATAGGTAGGTTGGTATCTATAGGGATAGTGCAGTAGAACTGaacttaaatgtttaaaaaaaagatgaactGAGGCGGTGGTGGACTAGCGAGATGTGATGGGAGAGAGTTTTAAAAGCCAGGTAATGGATCAGGGAGGGCAGGAGACGGAGGGTGCGGGTCAGGGTCAGGGACTGGGGTGCCCAGCAACTGCAGCCACGAAGCTCCGCCCGGCATCGCTCCCGCCCGCACGATCTGCCCCCGGGACCCCACACCTCATCTGCACGGCcgcttctacccccccccccccccccctcccctctcccctctcccccctcccctttcccccctcccctctacccctcccctctacccctcccctttcctccctcccctctcctctcctccccccccctttcccccccctcccctttcccccccccttctcctcaccCTCCGCCTTCCACACGGTGACCAGACCCGGCGCCACTCTCTGCAACTTCCGACCGGCTCCTCCCGCCGCTGGAGAAACGTTCCGCTTCTGGCGCTGAGTTACGTGAACCTTTGCTCCCCTCGgaggtctgaaaaagagtcccgatcccaaaagtcacccatcccttttgtccagagatgtaaatgccgcctgacccgctaaattactccagcactttatgtctatgtttggcataaaccagcacctggtTCTTTGCTTCTACGCGCCTGGTAATGTCCACCTCCAtcaggtctgacgaagggtccaggCCCGGagagtcacatatccatgttctccagagatgttgcccaacccgctgagttactccagcattttgtgcctttttttttgtaaaccagcatctgcagttactgtcAAATCTCCAGGTCTgctcactttgaagaagttctctggcCACAGAAGTTCTGTGAGGCCCAAAACGTCAATCAtcctttcttcaaagatgctgcctgacccgctgagttactccagcacttaagtcCTTTTCCTCTGAGTTAGTTTGGTCATCCACAATCGTCCCAACATTTGACACTGTGAATGATAAAGGGATAGATGCCCTTTAAAGCATTGCGTGACTTGCCTTCTGTTTGTTGTTTTGCTATGGTAATACTTACATTAATAATAGTAATATAATCAtaaagggagagagggcagaaacATGCCCAACTTCAGCCCACTGCGGCCATCTATACTTTTGCCATTAATCAGTACTTGGCTCCTAGCCTTCTGTGACTTGGTTATTCAAGGCCTCATCCAGATACTTCTCAGATATGGGAGGTGCCCCCATCACTGTCCTCAGGCAGTGCATTTCAAGTTCCAACCACCTGGgtgagaataagaaaataactgcagatgctggtacaaatcgaaggtatttattcacaaaatgctggagtaactcagcaggtcaggcagcatctcaggagagaaggaatgggtgacgtttcgggtcgagaccctccttcagactcttctctttcacctccatccccactccaagtctgtgctgaaggtgtctgaagagtcccaacccaaaacaccacctctctgtcatccagagatattgcctgacctgctgagttatttcagctgtGTGTGTACAATGCTAACCCTATGCCATCCGGTTTTAGATGCCTCTCCTACGAGAAAGTTTCATACAATGTAGACCTTtatacccctcataattttgcgTACTTTCATCAGGTTAAGTGTCAAAAgtgtttgtcatatgtaccaccGACAACACCACAATGGAATTATTACTTGTAGCAGTTCAGcagcctgtaaatgcaatacacagataatatattATCCCCCAAAAAATcaaaaattaataaccataatgtaGTGGGAAAAAACAAAGCCATTAGTGTAATGAAAGTCACAATCCAACCACTGCTCTAAGAAAAATCCAGCCCatacaatctctcctcataacagAGGGAGGgtgtagttttttttaaaaattgatcaatttattttaatccaaaataaaaacagaatatgctgCAGAGAGCTGGATGCCCTTCCAAATCTACTCACTGTAGGATCTAAAATAGCCATTGACACTACTGAAGATATGCAATTAAACCTACCCTACACTTCAGTCCAGTTTCATAAATGTACACAATTAAACAAATCTTGCTTAAGATTTTCTGGTTCTGATGTATTTATGTCTGTTTCCATGAACAATTTTTATGAAGAAACTATTTGGGTACTTTAAAATGTATAACCTGCAAGAAAATGGATCAAGAGCTGGGAAATGGAATTCATTTAGTGTCTTTTTTTTACAATGAGCTAAATGGCCTCCCTAATGCTGGAAATGTCCCTTATTTTTCTGTCATATTACTCTTGGCCAATTTAGTGCAATTGAAATGTTGGAATCAACAGTTCAGTTTACTACCTTAAAGATTAATGTGGTTAATGCAAAATCGGTTGCAAGTCAAACAACTTCAGGTCACATCAAGAATGGAACAATTCAGAAATCGATCTTTATTTAAATTACATAGTTTACACTGTTCCACGGTTTTAGAGATATCCATTATTGGTTTATAATGACTGGTCATCAACACAAAACCGCACAAATGTAACTTACAGCAAAACGACTGCCTGTAATGTTGATTTGTGTGGGCAAATGTTGTAATTTACTTGTATTAATGGGAAAAGCATGAATGTAAAACAACACAAATGTCGTGGCATAGCTTTATACATATTGCAGAACATTATGAATGGTGCAGTTTAAGTTTACCTTTTGTATAATTACTAATTTTATCCTTAATTACAATGACCAGTTATAAATCCCATTCACCTTTTCAGAGCTCAAATTGATTCAACATTTCACTATAGAAACACCAATAAGCCAGCATATTACAAAAAAAATCTGACTGAAAGCTGCACTGCCTACAGTGCTTTAGCTTCTACTGTAAAAAGCCCGCATTGTCAATCAAACCATTTAATAAATTCTACCTTTGATAAATTATCCTTTACAGCTGTTAAAATGGTAGCTGCTGCTTGTGACAAGACAAAATTTACTGCAGTAGTTCCCCAATATATTGACAGTCACTAAAATAATCAACAGTATTACATTGGCCTATCATTTAAAAACGTTTCTTCCCATCGTAGAATATCACGTTTGTCTTGATTCTCTGTTAGCCTCATCTGAATTAACACAGATCTGAACGTTTCCAAATACAGTGCTGTTGTTCACGTCCTCAGGGAATTCCAATTTCTCACAGGTCAGCTGCTTCAGAGGTAAATACTGTGAGATCTCGttcggatcagtgaaaagataTTGTGGAACATTCTGAAACAAAAATGAATTCATTGTTTACATCTAGAGCTTTCTACTCAATGGGATGGTAATATTTGAACACGATAATATATTCATTAATCCAATTCAGACTAATTGGATTCATACAGCTAAGGGAAAAACATTGCACATTTGAATTCCATACAAAAGGGTTAAGCATTCCGGTGTTGCACACCATATCTTAGGGTCAATTTTTAATAGGAACTCAATTGATTTGAGGTCTAAAAGATGTAGAAAGCTTAAAAGACCATAAAATATTTAGTATAaggcaataactgcagatgctgatacaaatcgaaggtatttattcacaaaatgctggagtaactcagcaggtcaggcagcatctcaggagagaaggaatgggtgacgtttcgggtcgagacccttcttcagaatatttaGTAGTTCTTAACTATAAAGATCTCATTCGTCTCCGGATTAATATCTGCACTTTAAGGTGATCTTTGATCAAAGGTAAATGCTGCATCTTTCTTTTAACAACAAGCAAAAGGTTTTCATAATTCACGTGCAAATGTAAGCTTCACAGGTTTACAACTGAAAGTCAGGGTGCTAACACATATTAAAATCCCTTAACAACAGCTTTTAAGGTGTATTGCCAAATGTCTCAATTCATTacagatggcagagtagacttgatgggctgaatggactaattctgctcctaacaacaTGAACAAATCCcaagtatttttaaagttacctgAAGAGCCGATATATAACTTTCCCGTGAACTGTACTCAGAAAGAAGGTAGTTTTTGTCAGCCTAAGAAAAAGAAAATATGTTAAATGATcaatattatttatttaaaaaatacatcTTGAGTTTTCATAACTATTTACTTTTTACATTGTATATTGTGTTATTGCATTTCTCTCTATAAACCATTAATGAGGGTCTGGTTTGTTTTTAAACATCAAAAGACACTGATGATTAAAGTAATGCATTCATCAATGTATTATTTTCCTATTACACCTGAGGTATGAGTATGACTTCTTATAAAAGTGATTTGCCTCAAACATTTTTCTTTCTTTATATTGTCTGCACAACAGTCTCTACCAATGGAGTCTGCAGAGCATGCCCACAGTGATTTGACACCACTGTccctttaagaacacaggctgcttgCTGATTGCACTGCAGGAGGTTattaaaattgacaagcaattgtttCGATCGACACgtacaatgatactctattaaacaatgtaactaccagcctttaatatttttagcttgcagtatcaaaaatatacttttaactgttaaaaataactttgtatttgaaaacaacttgTTGTTTCACAGGGTGGCCGCTAGGTGGTTGGAGCAAATCCCTTGTCCTCTATAGCGGACACTCAGTAATAAAGGACAccatttctcccccctcctcaccatgGTCCGTTATAATAGGGTTATCTGAATTTTCTGCTTTTCTTCCAGGTTTTCTGGATCTGAAATACTTTATTCGGTATTTGGAGTTCAACAATAAGTTAGAAATATCCTAGCATtttcaaaactggaaaatacaacTTAATATTTTCTTAGAATAATATAAACAAATCTTGAGATAACAAAGGATGAAGCCTATTTATCCCACTCTAATTTATCCACACTGAGCAAACCTGCATTATTCAACCTTCAAATTTTTGCAAAAGACATCACACATTTCATTGATTGCACTCTAACCAATGATTTCATGATTTTGAAAATGGAACACAAGATTAAAAACACTGAAGAGGTAAATAAAAAGTGGTCTCTTAAAACTAGAGACCTCAAGCTAAGCAATAAAAACGCCAAAAATATCATGCACCTCTTGCAAATGATTGATCTTACCCAAACAGCAGATCGGAAAGTAATCCAAAATTTAAGCCCAAATTGATTAAGTGACTGAGGAAGATAGTTTTAATGTCAAccatatttaaataaaatattttatttccttTTCTAATTGTAGCCTTGGTGTAAGttggaaaattgtttttttattatgCACAAGTGGGGAGGTTTAAGGGGATGCTTATTATATGGAGTATGGAGTATGAACAAGCAGGGATTTCATTCTCAAAGGTTTGGGATGACTCTCGTTCTCTCAAACACCAATGTGATAATAACCAAATAATCCGTTATAATGTTATTATCTCTGTTatctcaggaacagctgcttctctgttatcaggcttctgaatggtccttcccatATTCAccttcccattcacctctaccccattgcagacattggactttgtctacttgtgcaccacaatgctgagaactctattctgcactctgtatctccccctttgctccttctattgtacttgagtttgaactgattatatctGATTTATTTGgctcgcatgcaaaacaaagcttttcgctgtagctcagtacatgtgacaataataaaccaaaacctagtTAAGACACTGGCATAACTTCTCTGGTCTTCTTCAAAATACCGTGGATTTTGCATCCAACTAAGTGGAATCAGGGGCTTTGGAGGCAGCACATCCATTTAtgcagcatttttttgtttttgcatgaGGCTATTTTCATGCATTAATCCCCACCTCCATGGTGAAAAGTTAGTTGCAGTTGCTGCGATCATAGGGCAAGACAAAATTAATGTATCGGCAACATATAAACTGTTGTATACATAGCTGAAAATAGCCAAAGATTTTGTGAAGAGTAGGAAAAAGTGTACCAAAACAAGTTATGGTACTTCTATGGACATTCATGCATATGGACATTGATGATCATCTGATCAGAATCTAAATTCCTCCTAATAACCAGTCCataaacctacaaagccctccataacctggccccatcctacctgaccgacctcctccacaggcacactcccacctgcaccctccgctctgccgctgccaatctcctatccccccacatccggaccaaactcagatcctggggggacagggctttctccatcgctgctcccaccctatggaactcactaccccaaaccgttagagactcctccacactcaccacattcaaaacatcgctgaagtctcacctgttcagtactgccttcaaccactgaaggtcacctcaccttctgtctcctttctctgttcatttatttatttacttatttatctatttattaatttccctgttctcaaaatctctgtaaagcgtctttgagtatatgaaaagcgctatataaataaaatgcattattattattattattataaatcacAGAATAATTAAGAATGAATGACAGGTTTGCATTTAAAACCTTAAAATTACAGTTTAAATATATTAAGGTAGCTAATGGGGAACTGGTGAAATGCTTAATTATAATACCATTACACTACTGAAATATGCGGGTGAAACAAAGCTATTTATCCATTCTTACCTCATGATAAACTCTCGTGTCATTTGTCCGTATGAGTACACCATCAACTCTCAAGAAAAATCTCAACAGAACGAAGAAACTAGACGGCATAACTCTCTGGAAGAGAAagattaattaatcaatcaattgtACTACACAgtaggcagcacaatggcgcagatggtagagtcgctgcaagagacctgggtttgatcctgacctcgggtgctgtctgcgtggcgtttgcacattctccctgtaaccgcccaggtttcttccgggtgctctactttcatcccacatcccaaagacatgtgggtttgtaggcgaattgacCTCCATAGAATAGCCCCTAATATGTAGGCCGGGGTATCATAGAACAAGTATTGACGCGTGATCAAAGGGTGATATGGATTTGGTGGACTGAAGGatctgcttccatactgtatctctaaatattggTCATAATTTCCCCCACAATACCCTATTAAGCAATTCCAAATTTCTTTTCTACATTTGAGTTGTGAAATATTTGAGTAACCAAAGAAAAATCCACAGAAACTTTGTTTTGTAACAAAGTGAATAAAAGGTATCCACCtcagcaaaaaaataattttcagcTGAGAAGgtcgtcgaaacaaagaactgtagatgctggtttacaaaaagagatacaaagtgctggagaaactcagcaatcaggcagaatctctggaaaacatggacaggtaacgttttgtgtcaggacccttcttcagactgattttcgggggagggggggcggggagggagacagaaagctggaagagaggaggggaaggacaaagcatggcaagtgataggtgaacacagataaggcagggcagagggggaggttgaaatgcaaatggttggacaaaggccagagatgaaaaacagGTGAGAGATGAAAGAATTGAAGTTCCAAATTGTACGAAAAAGAAACAGTGCTCTTGAACCATAAGGTAAACAACCACAAGGTAAACCTCAACAACTTTTAAACTACAGCATAAGTTGTGTTAACAACCTAGTCTcctgattttcttttaaaaaccGTCCTTACTTTAAACAGGACTTTAAAAAAGGGCAATTCTAATTGGAGTAATCACTGCAACTATAATTTTCAATGGGATAAGGACATCTTAACTATTGATTGATGAAACACCATGTACAGAAACTTCCCACAAGACAAGTTGACAATGCTGTTGAAAAGCATAAGGATTCTTAGCATCATAAATAAAATGCAAAAACTTAGTCATGCCAAAGGAcaattaaaattattaaaaagCTTCAAGCTTGTTAACACCAAATCCCACATGGTTTATGGACCTGATATAAAATAATATCTACCCATGAAGGAACATAAAAATCATTATAGTACTCTCAAAATTTGTTTGGAGTGTGTTTTAAGTAATCCACAAACAGATATGGTTAAaaaagccaaagtgctggagttaacaAGTCTGCCAgcttccctggaaaacatggatatatGACatggatattttgggtcaagacccttcttcagattggagagcagcaggaatcacagatggGGAGCAATGAGAGAGTGTCTCACAGAACTCTCAGAGCGAGGAGGAGAATTATTTCAAAGTGGgcatatcttgaggagattttgcagtggagctgcCAAAATGTAGATGTATAGTTCTGGTATTCTTGGCAAAAAGAACAAGAATTTTATTTTCAGCCTTCCTTGCACAAGGGATAGTTAACAAAGAAACTGTCATGTAATACATCTTACCACTTTTACGCTCAACATGGAAACACCATGATCATGAAGTTCATCTTCAAACAACAAAACTTCTTCAAAATACATGATTTGTTCTCTTGTTTTCAATTTCTCCAGATCAATGCGTTCAGTTGTGGGAGTGACCTTTAAAAAGAAGTACGTTTTCCATTCAGCCAACTAATGAAAgatgacacatggaactgcaggagctgtggagaaactcagcaggtcaggcagacccagtctgaataaggattccaacccaaaacaacgcctatccatgtccttcagagatgctgcctgacccgctgagttactccagcacttgcattCTACTGAATGATGTTTGATTGTTTAACATGTTATACGTGTAGCATCTTTAATTTACAAAACTTTGTAAGTTGCTtcacaaaaagttttttaaaaattgacattAAACATTTAAGGAGAAATTAGGACAAATGGTCAAAAGGGTGTTCAGAAAGATGGAATGGCTTACAGAAGGAAAGGGGTGGGAGGTAATAACAGTGTTTGGGGACGGAAGCTGAAAGCACAGGCACCAAGGTATAGAGATTAAATTCAAGAGGCTTGAATTGCTGAACATAAGCATTTAAAATTTGTTTAGCGATGACAAGCACAAAGGAATATGAAGGTATgaatgacaatttaaaaaaatgctaacCAGAAATCATTGCGAGTCACCAATTACATTGTGAATACGGTTAAAAGTACATCAGAAAAgttaaagaaacaaggaactgcaggtgctggtctataaaaaaatgcacaaaaagctagagtaactcaacaggtcaggcagcatctctggggaatatggataggtaccattttgggtagggacccttcttcagactaagagggtccagactcgaaacgtcacttatccacgctctccagaaatattgcccgacccgttgagttattccagctctttgtgtcatcA includes these proteins:
- the tiprl gene encoding TIP41-like protein isoform X1 produces the protein MTTQSFKNSKQEFNFGPWKLTANKSHIMKSKDIEKLAEEMKMHSLPEMLFGDNVLKVQHAGGFGIVFNATDALKTVDNGHGTVKVACADAWQESRADSEHSKVVKPYDWTFTTNYKGTLLGDNLKLKVTPTTERIDLEKLKTREQIMYFEEVLLFEDELHDHGVSMLSVKVRVMPSSFFVLLRFFLRVDGVLIRTNDTRVYHEADKNYLLSEYSSRESYISALQNVPQYLFTDPNEISQYLPLKQLTCEKLEFPEDVNNSTVFGNVQICVNSDEANRESRQT